From a region of the Candida albicans SC5314 chromosome 1, complete sequence genome:
- a CDS encoding uncharacterized protein (Ortholog of S. cerevisiae Yft2 required for normal ER membrane biosynthesis; Hap43-repressed gene), translated as MSLVHVTWGGVWFSVPFFLVFCFDFSVYVDSSKSTPTTHNCKMSLRYKLSPYNIALLLYPTVYIGSIPLTLLLKQYNQYIGQIFFVRFLEQYLVSNNGYLWFTTLYWLVVVFTAYLPNRNRDFLIFYTKIYLINTIWIVVLLEWFFGSPIFERISVIAGATCSIRGIYREYACKQSGGVWTDPFDSSSHYTYLISSSLLIWHLFLNHVTWISGYFPKHVIDLENSTHYAAPNSITVNDVKMDSNRIFRTIIEVIAVFILIMWFISYTITSVFFHTIPEKFVGLLCGLFVPIVLKYIK; from the coding sequence ATGAGCTTAGTTCACGTGACTTGGGGTGGGGTTTGGTTTTCtgttcctttttttttagtcttttgttttgattttctgGTGTATGTGGATTCTTCGAAATCTACACCAACCACACATAACTGCAAAATGAGTCTTAGATATAAGTTATCCCCCTATAATATAGCACTACTATTATACCCGACAGTATACATTGGATCAATTCCCCTCACATTGTTGCTCAAACAGTATAACCAGTACATTGGACAGATATTTTTTGTGAGATTTTTAGAACAGTACCTTGTCAGTAATAATGGTTACTTGTGGTTTACTACATTATACTGGTTAGTAGTTGTGTTCACTGCATACTTACCAAACAGAAACAGGGACTTCCTTATTTTTTATACCAAGatatatttgattaataCAATTTGGATTGTGGTTTTGCTAGAATGGTTTTTTGGATCCCCAATTTTTGAGCGAATAAGCGTTATTGCCGGCGCCACTTGCTCCATTCGTGGCATATACAGAGAGTATGCGTGTAAGCAAAGTGGTGGAGTATGGACTGACCCGTTTGATAGCTCTAGCCATTATACCTATTTAATTTCCAGCAGTTTATTGATATGgcatttatttttgaatcaTGTAACGTGGATATCTGGATACTTTCCAAAACATGTGATCGATCTAGAAAATAGTACGCATTATGCTGCACCCAATAGCATCACAGTCAATGATGTGAAAATGGACCTGAATCGAATATTTCGAACAATTATCGAAGTCATAGCAGTTTTCATATTGATCATGTGGTTTATACTGTACACAATCACTTCAGTATTTTTCCATACAATACCTGAGAAATTTGTGGGTTTACTATGTGGTCTATTTGTTCCTATAGTATTAAAgtatattaaataa
- the FUS1 gene encoding Fus1p (Membrane protein required for mating; ortholog of S. cerevisiae Fus1; transcript induced by Cph1 in cells homozygous for the MTLa locus; alpha factor induced), translated as MKIADKRDDGDTTIYMTLTSTSTLGSKSSPNASPTNVIQIVSWVAQTIETTIVTSTPVLKVPSTSQVNTVTSKSITTVSNTAETKKVIGSSSADATISPSQSDFLSPTASKKVGAVSTIPIQNSFSDVSYSTGNRSLQIGLAIGIPIAIFSIFFIVLGIWYYIRERKRKRKTLSFNEKYYKPRESDATLTADKPYLVLFSPGAYFKDERQYELPQKRDRLTIRLSKSFPIRKKEKEISSTVNFAKRMSVLTPIFLKKFNLKKTIEENNETVKPQILSIPENPRENAMKPTDNLNLPPVITIGSSGLDPVRGGISPEQSLYTVIRSYNKSLGDELNIEVGDKAVILEKHSDGWCKIRLVRMGKDYYNHQLSSDIGLVPKMCLQKI; from the coding sequence atgaaaattgCTGATAAAAGAGATGACGGTGATACTACCATTTACATGACATTAACATCTACATCAACATTGGGTAGCAAAAGCTCTCCAAATGCGAGCCCTACTAATGTAATACAAATAGTATCTTGGGTAGCACAGACTATTGAAACAACTATCGTTACATCAACTCCAGTATTGAAAGTACCATCTACATCGCAAGTAAATACTGTCacatcaaaatcaattacaacGGTATCAAATACAGctgaaacaaaaaaagtaatCGGTTCATCTAGCGCTGACGCTACTATTTCCCCATCTCAATCAGACTTTTTATCACCAACAGCATCTAAAAAAGTTGGTGCTGTTTCCACCATCCCCATACAAAACAGTTTTAGTGATGTATCATATTCTACCGGTAATCGGTCTTTACAAATTGGTTTAGCTATAGGTATCCCCATAGCAATATTTTCtatcttttttattgtatTGGGAATATGGTATTACATTCGAGAACGGaaacgaaaaagaaaaacattATCTTTCAATGAAAAGTACTACAAGCCCAGAGAAAGTGATGCAACATTAACTGCAGATAAACCTTATCTTGTTCTATTTTCCCCGGGTGCATACTTCAAAGATGAAAGACAATATGAATTACCCCAGAAAAGAGATCGGTTAACAATCAGATTGAGCAAATCTTTCCCTATACGGAAAAAGGAGAAAGAGATATCAAGCACAGTTAATTTTGCTAAACGCATGAGCGTTTTGACTCcgatttttttaaaaaagttcaatttgaaaaagacTATCGAGGAAAACAACGAAACTGTGAAACCACAAATATTGAGTATTCCAGAAAATCCTCGGGAGAATGCTATGAAGCCCACAGATAACCTCAATTTGCCACCAGTTATAACAATTGGCAGCAGTGGACTAGATCCAGTGAGAGGTGGAATTAGCCCAGAACAGAGTTTATACACAGTCATTCGTTCTTATAACAAGAGTCTTGGTGATGAGTTAAATATTGAAGTAGGAGACAAAGCAGTGATTTTGGAAAAACATTCTGATGGCTGGTGTAAAATTAGGTTGGTTCGTATGGGCAAAGATTATTATAATCACCAATTATCTCTGGATATCGGCTTGGTTCCCAAAATGTgtttacaaaaaatttaa
- a CDS encoding uncharacterized protein (Protein similar to A. nidulans CysA serine O-trans-acetylase; suggests that C. albicans uses an O-acetyl-serine (OAS) pathway of sulfur assimilation; F-12/CO2 early biofilm induced; Spider biofilm induced), producing MLSASTKKLLSRLPIGRSPSRKIVLHSSKLFSTSSKSYKPLQSEKTSGSNPALTFPCLDRLERKNEQLSKGNLKSSSTSLESGPEPSYGNVKTGFHVYKSKKPIFLDYGGHLPEYEIAYETWGHLNKEKSNLVLVHTGLSASSHAKSQPENPKNGWWENFIGPGKYIDTDKYFVVCTNVLGGCYGSTGPSSIDPANNEQYATRFPILSVNDMVRAQRELVKDQFGINKIHASIGASMGGMQSLAYGWEFPDEVEKIISISGCARSHPYSIALRHTQRQVLMSDPNWNRGFYYNKIPPHVGMKLAREIATVTYRSGPEWEYRFGRQRADESRPPALCPDFLVETYLDHAGEKFCLEYDANSWLYVSKAMDLFDLGFKSRSKALEARSKAELSYSGKVSSDIPKLAIPETPYQEKSTKAITTVEEGLLDLKKGMSRLANKDVLVVGVESDILFPVWQQREIADVLMENSVSGKVEYFELGNDISSYGHDTFLLSLNDIGKPVKKFLEE from the coding sequence ATGTTATCTGCTTCAACTAAGAAACTTTTATCAAGACTACCTATTGGCCGTTCACCACTgagaaaaattgttttgcATTCATCCAAACTATTCAGTACTTCATCGAAATCCTACAAACCCCTACAATCAGAAAAAACTTCAGGATCGAACCCAGCATTAACATTTCCCTGTCTAGATAGATTGGAGCGTAAAAATGAGCAGTTATCTAAAGGTAACCTTAAATCGTCCTCAACATCATTGGAATCGGGACCAGAACCAAGTTACGGGAATGTGAAAACTGGATTTCATGTatataaatcaaagaaaCCCATATTTTTAGATTATGGTGGGCATTTACCTGAATATGAAATAGCATATGAGACTTGGGGACatttaaacaaagaaaaatcaaacctTGTATTGGTTCATACTGGATTATCTGCTTCCCTGCACGCTAAATCACAACCAGAAAACCCTAAAAATGGATGGTGGGAAAACTTTATTGGACCGGGGAAATATATTGATACCGACAagtattttgttgtttgtacAAATGTGCTTGGAGGTTGTTATGGATCAACCGGGCCGTCGTCAATTGATCCTGCAAATAACGAACAATATGCAACCAGATTTCCAATACTAAGTGTAAATGACATGGTTCGTGCACAGAGGGAGTTGGTGAAAGACCAATTTGGAATTAACAAGATTCATGCATCTATCGGTGCTTCAATGGGAGGGATGCAATCTTTAGCATATGGGTGGGAATTCCCAGACGAGGTCGAAAAGATTATTTCCATTAGTGGTTGTGCAAGGTCGCATCCATATTCAATTGCCTTAAGACATACGCAGAGGCAAGTGTTGATGAGCGATCCAAACTGGAACCGTGGGTTTTATTATAACAAAATTCCACCTCATGTTGGTATGAAGTTGGCTAGAGAGATTGCAACTGTGACATATCGTTCAGGTCCTGAATGGGAGTATAGATTTGGTAGGCAAAGGGCCGACGAGAGCCGACCACCTGCATTATGTCCAGATTTTTTGGTAGAAACCTATTTAGATCATGCTGGTGAAAAGTTCTGTCTTGAATACGATGCAAATTCTTGGCTTTATGTTTCTAAGGCGATGGACTTGTTTGATTTGGGATTCAAAAGTAGGAGTAAAGCATTAGAAGCTAGATCCAAAGCTGAATTGCTGTACTCAGGCAAAGTTTCCAGTGATATTCCCAAACTCGCTATTCCTGAAACCCCATACCAAGAAAAGTCCACAAAGGCAATCACTACAGTAGAGGAAGGTCTCCTCGATCTTAAGAAGGGAATGTCTCGATTGGCCAACAAGGATGTGCTAGTTGTAGGTGTAGAGTCAGATATTTTGTTCCCGGTTTGGCAACAGCGTGAAATCGCTGACGTTTTAATGGAAAACAGTGTTTCAGGTAAAGTTGAGTATTTCGAATTGGGAAACGATATATCCAGTTACGGACACGATACTTTCTTGTTAAGCTTGAATGATATCGGTAAACCAGTTAAGAAATTTTTAGAGGAAtag
- a CDS encoding uncharacterized protein (Ortholog(s) have COPII adaptor activity and role in ER to Golgi vesicle-mediated transport, fungal-type cell wall organization, protein glycosylation, protein retention in Golgi apparatus), producing the protein MFLQLLSYIGAIVGFVLLVLSIASGLYYISELVEEHTEPTKRLLKKLIYSIIVTFVLLLIFDRFPVKLTLFSIFSYYVYLQNLHKFPYVELSSPVFLLSCVLVISNHFLWFHHFNNPYIPPLEVRLRPDYAPPRIPTFVEICSFFGLLVWLVPFALFVSLSAHDNLLPHHLDKPDDKKKNNGLAKVLVGNLREYIYAISRKFGYELDPHHGSIVY; encoded by the coding sequence atgtttcttcaattaCTATCTTATATTGGTGCCATTGTTGGCTTTGTTTTACTAGTACTTTCGATTGCTTCGGggttatattatatatctGAGTTAGTTGAGGAACATACAGAACCAACTAAAAGGTTACTCAAAAAGTTGATATATTCCATAATAGTGACATTTGTGTTATTGCTTATTTTTGACAGATTCCCTGTTAAGTTAactttgttttcaatattcTCCTATTATGTGTATTTGCAGAATTTACACAAGTTTCCTTATGTTGAGTTGTCTTCGCCAGTGTTTTTGTTGTCATGTGTTTTAGTTATAAGTAATCACTTTTTATGGTTTCATCATTTCAACAACCCTTACATCCCTCCATTGGAAGTGAGATTGAGACCAGACTATGCACCGCCACGAATCCCCACTTTTGTTGAAATATGCTCGTTTTTTGGGTTATTAGTTTGGCTTGTTCCTTTTGCATTGTTTGTTAGTTTGAGTGCTCATGACAATTTGTTGCCACACCATTTAGATAAACCAGAtgataaaaagaaaaacaacgGTTTGGCCAAAGTGCTCGTAGGTAATTTGAGAGAATACATTTACGCAATTAGTAGAAAGTTTGGCTACGAATTAGATCCCCATCATGGATCAATTGTGTATTAA